A window of Streptomyces sp. DG1A-41 contains these coding sequences:
- a CDS encoding MFS transporter — translation MALLVIASCQLMVVLDITIVNIALPQIQRSLDFSTTSLSWVVNAYTLTFGGLLLLGGRVGDILGRRRVFVFGVLLFVLASLLGGLAQNAGQLLAARALQGVGGAIASPTALSLVSTTFREGPERNRAFGVFAAVSAGGGAIGLLAGGVLVEWLNWRWVLFVNVPIGLLIALATPRWIRESERHPGRFDITGALTSTAGMVLLVYGFIRAAQDGWRDTLTLASFAAAVVVLSGFILTERRSRQPITPLHMFADRNRAGTYGIMLCLAAAIFGMFFFLTLFVQNVLDFSPLQAGLAFLPVSAVIAIGAGLASRFLPVYGPKPFMVVGAILAATGLAWLTLTDVHSTYAGSVLGPMLVFSLGMGMEFVSLTLMALSNVPTPETGAASGLLNATQQVGGSLGLSILVTMYGTASTNEAEKQIPLFRQQATPAERLRFERTGQLPKPWSDEILTAGVSAAFIMAAIFTAVAALIALIVIQVRPSDLQRLRGGAGPGPM, via the coding sequence ATGGCGCTTCTGGTCATCGCCTCGTGCCAGCTGATGGTGGTCCTCGACATCACGATCGTGAACATCGCGCTGCCGCAGATCCAGCGCTCCCTGGACTTCTCCACCACCAGCCTGTCCTGGGTGGTGAACGCCTACACCCTCACCTTCGGCGGACTGCTGCTGCTGGGCGGCCGGGTCGGCGACATCCTGGGCAGGCGGCGCGTCTTCGTCTTCGGCGTGCTGCTCTTCGTGCTCGCCTCCCTGCTCGGCGGGCTCGCCCAGAACGCCGGCCAACTCCTCGCCGCACGCGCCCTGCAGGGCGTCGGCGGCGCCATCGCGTCCCCGACCGCCCTCTCGCTGGTCAGCACGACCTTCCGTGAAGGCCCGGAACGCAACCGGGCCTTCGGGGTGTTCGCCGCGGTCTCCGCGGGCGGCGGCGCGATCGGGCTGCTGGCGGGCGGGGTGCTCGTCGAATGGCTGAACTGGCGGTGGGTGCTCTTCGTCAACGTCCCGATCGGGCTGCTCATCGCCCTCGCCACCCCTCGCTGGATCAGGGAGTCCGAACGGCACCCGGGGCGCTTCGACATCACCGGCGCGCTCACCTCCACCGCGGGCATGGTGCTGCTCGTCTACGGATTCATCAGAGCCGCGCAGGACGGCTGGCGCGACACCCTCACCCTCGCCTCGTTCGCCGCGGCGGTCGTCGTCCTGTCGGGCTTCATCCTGACCGAGCGGCGCTCCAGACAGCCCATCACGCCGCTGCACATGTTCGCCGACCGCAACCGCGCGGGCACGTACGGCATCATGCTGTGCCTGGCCGCCGCGATCTTCGGCATGTTCTTCTTCCTCACGCTCTTCGTGCAGAACGTGCTGGACTTCAGCCCGTTGCAGGCCGGGCTGGCGTTCCTGCCGGTCAGCGCGGTCATCGCGATCGGCGCCGGACTGGCCTCGCGGTTCCTGCCCGTCTACGGACCCAAGCCGTTCATGGTGGTGGGCGCGATCCTGGCCGCGACCGGGCTGGCCTGGCTCACCCTGACCGACGTGCACTCCACGTACGCGGGCAGCGTCCTCGGCCCGATGCTCGTCTTCAGCCTGGGCATGGGCATGGAGTTCGTGTCGCTGACCCTCATGGCGCTGTCCAACGTGCCCACACCGGAGACCGGCGCGGCCTCCGGACTGCTCAACGCCACCCAGCAGGTCGGCGGCTCCCTGGGCCTGTCCATCCTGGTCACCATGTACGGCACGGCCAGCACCAACGAGGCCGAGAAGCAGATCCCGCTCTTCCGCCAGCAGGCGACCCCCGCCGAGCGCCTGCGCTTCGAACGCACCGGGCAACTGCCGAAACCCTGGTCCGACGAGATCCTCACCGCCGGTGTCTCGGCCGCCTTCATCATGGCGGCGATCTTCACCGCCGTCGCCGCGCTGATCGCGCTGATCGTCATCCAGGTCCGCCCCTCCGACCTGCAACGCCTCAGGGGAGGGGCGGGCCCCGGCCCGATGTGA
- a CDS encoding response regulator transcription factor: MDAKANPLTERLRRMLDLHAAGAISTNAPPDRLVHGVRKPVRGQRFVDPEFALDALDAGANPLTPREVEVLRLTADGTPTREIAERLHLSVATVRDQLSAVTRKTGGRNRIDAIRIAVESGWV; the protein is encoded by the coding sequence TTGGACGCGAAGGCGAACCCACTGACCGAGCGGCTGCGTCGGATGCTCGACCTGCACGCCGCGGGCGCCATCAGCACCAACGCCCCGCCGGACCGGCTGGTCCACGGGGTGCGCAAGCCGGTGCGGGGGCAGCGGTTCGTCGATCCGGAGTTCGCGCTGGACGCGCTGGACGCGGGGGCGAACCCGCTGACCCCGCGCGAGGTGGAGGTGCTGCGGCTGACCGCCGACGGCACTCCCACCCGGGAGATCGCCGAGCGGCTGCACCTGTCCGTGGCGACGGTCCGCGACCAGCTGTCGGCGGTCACCAGGAAGACGGGCGGACGCAACCGGATCGATGCGATCCGGATCGCCGTGGAGTCGGGCTGGGTGTGA
- a CDS encoding cytochrome P450: MESQWGDGGSVDLDDTRLEELSPQPLLTRDYETRPALVYERLRQQHGPVAPVDLLGVPAWLVLGYREALQVLQDNDGFPKGLENWRARSEGRVPADWPLGPSLEVNHILIQGGPGYRPLRTAWDVALKPFQDPRHPQAKRLKAAVTAYADELITLVGQGGKTGVADLSAQFSRPLPLMVASHLLGFPGSQGDDALMDMWRVLDAGPDAEAALERLLATLADLAALKLEKPGDDFPSYLLAAHPDLSLDHLARELFMLLGMTSDHVGILISNTVVEVISGEGSVRASLSAGMVRETMNRVVMRKPPLVNFVPRFAAEDTPLGNYTIRAGDPVWVSSAAAHADPLFADHVASGTTISTRAHLSWGAGPRQCPARELASTVAAAGVGRLFERFDHLDLALPADQLPWRSSPFMRGLRSLPVRYELSAAPARASAYGPAPEVAEEVLPDPSARQRSSLWRYLTGLIRGGR, from the coding sequence ATGGAATCCCAGTGGGGTGACGGCGGATCCGTGGACCTGGACGACACGCGGTTGGAGGAACTGAGTCCCCAGCCGCTGCTGACCCGGGACTACGAGACGCGCCCCGCGCTCGTGTACGAGCGGCTGAGGCAGCAGCACGGCCCGGTGGCGCCGGTCGATCTGCTCGGCGTACCCGCCTGGCTGGTCCTGGGTTACCGGGAGGCGCTCCAGGTGCTCCAGGACAACGACGGCTTCCCGAAGGGGCTGGAGAACTGGCGGGCCCGCTCCGAGGGCCGGGTACCGGCCGACTGGCCGCTCGGCCCGTCCCTGGAGGTCAACCACATCCTGATCCAGGGCGGCCCCGGATACCGGCCGCTGCGCACGGCGTGGGACGTCGCCCTCAAGCCGTTCCAGGACCCGCGCCACCCCCAGGCGAAGCGTCTCAAGGCCGCCGTCACCGCCTACGCCGACGAGCTGATCACTCTGGTCGGGCAGGGCGGAAAGACGGGCGTGGCGGACCTGTCCGCACAGTTCTCCCGGCCGCTGCCGCTGATGGTGGCCAGCCATCTGCTCGGCTTCCCCGGCTCCCAGGGCGACGACGCGCTGATGGACATGTGGCGTGTGCTCGACGCCGGCCCGGACGCGGAGGCCGCGCTGGAGCGCCTGCTCGCGACGCTGGCGGACCTGGCCGCGCTGAAGCTTGAGAAGCCGGGCGACGACTTCCCCTCGTACCTGCTGGCCGCGCACCCGGACCTGTCGCTCGACCATCTGGCACGCGAGCTGTTCATGCTGCTCGGCATGACCTCCGACCACGTCGGCATCCTCATCTCCAACACCGTCGTGGAGGTCATCTCGGGCGAGGGCAGCGTGCGCGCCAGCCTCTCCGCCGGGATGGTCAGGGAGACCATGAACCGGGTGGTCATGCGCAAGCCGCCCCTGGTGAACTTCGTCCCGCGCTTCGCTGCCGAGGACACCCCGCTCGGCAACTACACGATCCGGGCCGGCGACCCGGTGTGGGTCTCCTCGGCCGCCGCGCACGCCGACCCGCTCTTCGCCGACCACGTCGCCTCCGGCACCACCATCAGCACCCGGGCGCACCTGTCCTGGGGTGCCGGACCGCGCCAGTGCCCGGCGCGGGAGCTCGCCTCGACGGTCGCGGCGGCCGGTGTGGGGCGCCTCTTCGAGCGGTTCGACCACCTCGACCTCGCCCTGCCCGCCGACCAACTGCCCTGGCGTTCCTCCCCGTTCATGCGCGGCCTGCGTTCGCTGCCCGTGCGCTACGAACTCTCCGCGGCGCCCGCGCGAGCGTCGGCGTACGGTCCGGCGCCGGAGGTGGCCGAGGAGGTCCTGCCGGACCCGTCGGCCCGGCAGCGCTCCTCGCTGTGGCGCTATCTGACGGGCCTGATCCGCGGCGGCCGCTGA
- a CDS encoding substrate-binding domain-containing protein, translated as MHRNRKAAPKARTARLACCVLLATATALVGCERGSSDGADETATGPSGCPDVHARAQAAVTRAERTDIPWGGPTSGPEAVSGKTIVYVAQTMTNPGIAGAAKGVREAARVIGWNVRVIDGGGTPAGIQAAMSEAVALRPSGIVIGGFDPDSTAQQAARANAQRIPLIGWHAVPEPGPSRQPDLFTNVTTRVQDVARISAQWIISDSNGRAGVVLITDASIPFAKNKSDLIREELARCRGVRLLSVENIPIPDASSRTPREISSLLSRFRDRWTHSVAINDLYFADAAPAFRAAGEKGSGPPNNIGAGDGDPSAFQRINGRQYQAATVPEPLSLQGWQIVDEFNRAFSGRPPSGYTAPVHIATAGNSEGATAWDPSGYRESYRKIWGK; from the coding sequence GTGCACCGCAACCGCAAGGCCGCCCCCAAAGCCCGCACCGCGCGGCTCGCCTGCTGCGTCCTGCTGGCGACGGCGACCGCCCTCGTCGGCTGCGAACGCGGTTCGTCGGACGGCGCGGACGAGACCGCGACGGGCCCGAGCGGCTGCCCTGACGTCCACGCCAGGGCCCAGGCCGCCGTCACCCGGGCGGAGCGGACCGACATCCCCTGGGGCGGACCCACCAGCGGCCCGGAGGCGGTGTCCGGCAAGACCATCGTCTACGTCGCCCAGACCATGACCAACCCCGGCATCGCGGGCGCCGCGAAGGGGGTCCGGGAAGCCGCGCGGGTCATCGGGTGGAACGTCCGGGTGATCGACGGCGGAGGCACTCCGGCCGGCATCCAGGCGGCCATGAGCGAGGCCGTGGCCCTCCGGCCCTCCGGCATCGTCATCGGCGGCTTCGACCCCGACTCGACGGCACAGCAGGCCGCCCGGGCCAACGCGCAGCGCATCCCGCTCATCGGCTGGCACGCGGTCCCCGAACCCGGCCCCAGCCGGCAGCCCGACCTCTTCACCAACGTCACCACCCGCGTGCAGGACGTGGCCCGCATCAGCGCGCAGTGGATCATCTCCGACTCGAACGGCCGGGCCGGGGTCGTGCTCATCACCGACGCGTCGATCCCCTTCGCGAAGAACAAGTCCGACCTGATCAGAGAGGAACTCGCCCGTTGCCGCGGGGTGCGGCTGCTCTCCGTCGAGAACATCCCGATCCCGGACGCGAGCAGCCGCACCCCCCGGGAGATCTCCTCGCTGCTGTCCCGGTTCCGGGACCGGTGGACGCACTCCGTCGCCATCAACGACCTGTACTTCGCCGACGCCGCACCCGCCTTCCGCGCGGCCGGCGAGAAGGGCTCGGGGCCGCCCAACAACATCGGCGCGGGCGACGGCGACCCGTCCGCCTTCCAGCGCATCAACGGCAGGCAGTACCAGGCCGCCACCGTGCCCGAACCGCTGTCCCTCCAGGGCTGGCAGATCGTCGACGAGTTCAACCGCGCCTTCTCCGGCCGCCCGCCCAGCGGCTACACGGCCCCCGTGCACATCGCCACGGCCGGCAACAGCGAGGGCGCCACGGCCTGGGACCCGTCTGGCTACCGGGAGTCGTATCGGAAGATCTGGGGGAAGTGA